The following is a genomic window from Calliphora vicina chromosome 5, idCalVici1.1, whole genome shotgun sequence.
ttgaattttgaattgtGTTGAATAATTGCAAGTTTAAAAAGGACATACCACATAACTAGTTTAAATGTTATACTAAATAAAtgctgttatactcaagatctatatataaaagtgaatgtggtTTCTAAGTATGtttattagagttcgtttgtgaccaggtcacttcatttgtttttcgggtatcataatttttctgaaggtttttgcgtaaataaaaataatggcgttctttttatacccttcaccttcgtgagaagggtatatataagtttgtcattccgtttgtaatttctacatttttcatttccaaatcaaataattctgtcagacatgctttcgagaagtttgctatttaaaatcagcaaaatcggtccataaataacggagatatgagcaaaaaaccaggacaacctcgatttttgacctattttttagctatatctggattactaagtcattaatataacattaataatatggatatctaatgatagatatttcaaagtccattgcaacgatgtagataaggctggacctacaatgggtcaaaatcggaaaaaatattttttgacccgaatttttttttcatcaaaaaattttttttttcaataattttttttccaaaaaaaaaattttaaaaaaaatttcaaaaaaattaaaaaacaattttgaaaaataattaaaaaattaaattgtgtttacctaaaaaaaattattttaaagtataatttggtgaagggtatataagattcggcacagccgaatatagctctcttacttgttttttgaaaaatttctctccttgtggtggttcaacgcacctaaagacgcggattttgagcacatttttctgtagagcaaaaattgcaaatctgatttcaccaatggATTCTGCTGCATCAAAAactaatacaattgatgtttttgaaTCCTTAAGAATAGTTCCACAAACCCACTACAaggggcgcaaatctcataaaaaaataatttttgttttttaaaaatgcacgatgaaaaggcattgtagcttagcaaaacggcaccaatatttcctttctatcactaaccattaaaaagttatgagcatacaaaatttttagtataacagtattcACTCAAGAAAAtcctcagtataacagtattttctatagaaaatcttgtgattaacagtattttctatagaaaatcttgtgattaacagtattttctatagaaaatcttgtgattaacagtattttctatagaaaatcttgatttTTTGTTTCTGAATGCCTGGAAGGAACTATAGCATTTTGTTTTGGgaggcgtggtacctcccatacaaaatgtttagtataacagtattcACTCAAGAAAAtcctcagtataacagtattttctatagaatatcttgtgattaacagtattttctatagaaaatcttgtgattaacagtattttctatagaatatcttgtgattaacagtattttctatagaatatcttcagtataacagtaggAAAATAAAAACTGTGGGTTATAAATTGCATAATATcaaaatcctttaaaataaacacttaattttctttaatattgttTCATACATAttggatttattttaaaaaaaatacactttatatacttatatataaaaaaagactattaatttaaataaaaataattaaatacaaatgctatttaaaattcaaaatttcacatttatttttattaaattaataataggAACTAGGAATTTTAAATATCACAGTTTCTCTTTATAACAAACTTGACATAACtttggaataaattttattttcaattctttTCATTAACCTCCAACGtataaccgaataatttcttcAGCATATTATATAAAATCAGTTGTCTCGTTACCTCCGCCTCATATTTCATGTaatcctgaagtctttcctgtttAAACAACGAGTCCAATTGATCAAATAATTCCATTTCCAATTTACGCATGCGCATATCCAACTCGGGAGTATGAGTGCCCGAAAATAAGGCCTGCATATAAACCGTGGATATCTGAGCCAATGAATCATCGAGTTGATTTAAAGTAACATCATTGTTGGCATGCGAGCTCTTTAAAGGCAGCATTAGTTTGGGGGAGGCACGATAATTAAGTAAATCATTGCACttgattaaatttaaactaaagcATATAGTAGACAATACAATTaaacacttgaacattttgtttaaaaaaattttattgttttctttaagatattttctaaatttaacgcctgctttttctttatttcacaCTGCGTTTGTTtgctattttctttttaaatttgatgtGAAAACTATTGCAAATTTCTCTctagttttgagtttttatagcaaatttttttagttaaatattagatttatttatttatatgtatttatttatgttttgtatGTTATCAGCTTGTTGTATATAgagttttattatttgtttgatgAATTTGTTTGCCTTTTAATCatgcatttaataaaaatttattttcaaggtGATTTCCTTAATTGcaatttacaaaatgttttattgtgCTCGCGCGTTTATAGCAAAATAGCGCAAAATTAAACTATCACTATCAGTTAAGGTCATGTTTATGCGTGTGTGGTCAttcatttgttttcatttccgATTTAGATGTTTGTTTGGAGATTTTCACTTAAAAGATATGAAAAACATCTGGCTGTAGAGGAATTTCTAGACTAAGAGACGACAAATGTTTTCTATTGAATTGATAATTAgcttatttatttcttatttagaCACTGgacaatttatttctaaatggAATTCAGTTATAAGCTTTGTAAGTTCTTATACCAATTTTAGAGAGAAAAAAGAATTGATACAAAACACAACTCGTTCCTAAGTGGTTGTGGCCGGTTTTGATTACAACACTTTATATGAAGGGGGCCTGTCATTTCAACACGGCTTTGTTGTCTTTTGAGAGAGTTAACTGTCGCCACTTAAATATGCCTCCAATCAAAACTTAATGATCTTGTTACTATGATACTACTCTGAGTTATTTATGCAAGCATTCTTTCATAAATTGtctattttttaatacatttaaactaGTATCACGTAACCGTGCCCTTTTTAAACTTGGGATTATTCCAAACAAGTCAAAGGATTAGTTCATTTTTGAGCCAACTAATTTTCTCATCATGTCCCAAAATCCAAACTAATTAAAGAATAAATGCAGTTCTTATGGAAACTTGGAGACTTTCCAGGAAGATTTCAGTGGTAGAATTATTGATATCGTGTTAAAAATGTATCACTGTATTGATGACATCAAGCTTTAGCTGGAAGTCGTTGCAGATATTGAACATCCTGGAAGATACAAAACTGTCAAAGTCATCAGAAATAATAGCCGCAGCTGTGATGGTTTTCGTCTTAGAATCATTCCCGAAAACATACTCAGTTGGCATTAAAGACATCTCTTGTTAATACCTTGAACCCAAAGTTGGGCCAAAGTATAAAAGCAGTTAAACCTACGAAACAGGAGATTTGATTGTCCAAGCCTTGAGATCAAGTTCAATGATTCGTTGTATTGATGTCGTACATTTCCTGCTGGAAGACGTTGCCGGTATTCAGCAGGCTGAAAGATATCAAAGTCATCAACGACAATAAAATATCTGGTGACAATTTTTATCTTTAAACCATTACGGAAGTTAGCGTTTTCATTCTAGTGCTTCTATTGCTATTATCCTTATACCCCAACATTAAAACTGTTCTACGGATAGGAATTATTAAGACGCCAGCATATGCAAACTGAAAGATTTCATTGCAACAAGAAGTCAATAGAAAACGACTCGAAATCATGTTTCAGGATTCGTTGTTGCAATGACGTAAAATACCTCCTGGAAGACGGAATGATATTCACAGGACATGGAAATCAGAGATAATCCCCGATCTGATGCCCTTAGTCATAACCATTTCGGAAGTTTGAGATTACATTCCAGTCTACTCTTGTTATTATCCTGACTCCAAAGGTTTTATGGTAATGCAGATATACTAAAGATGGACCATAGTAAAAATGCAGTTAAATAACATTTTGACACTAGCACTTACGAAACGGGAGATTTGATTGTCCACATAGATCCATAGAGATCAATTTCAATGAATCGTTGTATTGCGCAGGTTGGATGATATCAAAGTCATAAACGATAACAAACGATTTGGTGcccatttttgtatttaaatcatTCCGGAAGTCAGAGTTTGCATTCAAGTCCTTTTATTGTTGTAATCCTTACATCAACATTCCAACAATTCTATGGATAGGAAATATTTTGATACTAGCCCGTGCAAACTGACTTCATTGCTCCAAGAAGTCAATAGCCAACGACTCGAAATTATGTTTAGGGATTCGTTGTTGAGATGGCGTAAAGTACCTCCTCCATATTTAGCAACCTAAAAGATACCAATAGGTCAAGGACATCCgaaaatattggtatattggttccattttcatatttttaaatagatgCGTGCAAACTATCTAAATTGAAACTGTTAATATCTTTAGAATTGTTAGTCAGATTTTATCATCTCATATTAATCTTATATTAAAGCAAATGAATcgcagatttaaattttttttccttgaaTGCTTCCGGAATGATTTAACCCtttacattccagttccacttaattttagacgaaaatAAGCTTGATATTAATTCAGGTTCTCCTTCAGCAAAATCAAATGGattacgaaaagtttcagctaaagaaattctaaatgaaactaaagctaaaggaaatttAATAAACTAGCTGaaccggtgcgcttcgccaccctaATTAGAAgcaagaaatagtactattaagtctcactttgtgaatatAATTgcaaatgtctaatttcatatttctgagtccattattatagaaaatgcaaaagaaagtcaccttttgtgaattcaaatttatttcaattttttaggtttattattataaaatattcgaaaaagtaccattgcaataaagaaatagtaccattgattatcacttttgaatttgCATTCAATAAACCATAACCCgttaagaaaattcaaaaaagtacccatgagaataaagaaaaagtaccatgaagtatgcccttgaattttcactcacttgggagcatatatttcatatttctatgtccattactacagaaaattcataaagtaccattaaaaagtaccaaaaagcccccacttaTGGGtttccactcactcgggtccacaTAAGCTTAATtccatgtttttaggttcattggtgtagacaTTACAAAAAATACCATTCGAATAACTCACTGAGGACcacatatgcttaatttcatgtttctaagtccgttgttatagaaaattaaaaaaagtaccattagaagaataaaaaagtacctagagttcaattctcacattttggtacctaaatataatccccTATTTTTAACACTAAcctcactcagatacatatcagctaactttaatg
Proteins encoded in this region:
- the LOC135959851 gene encoding uncharacterized protein LOC135959851, with the translated sequence MFKCLIVLSTICFSLNLIKCNDLLNYRASPKLMLPLKSSHANNDVTLNQLDDSLAQISTVYMQALFSGTHTPELDMRMRKLEMELFDQLDSLFKQERLQDYMKYEAEVTRQLILYNMLKKLFGYTLEVNEKN